A genomic window from Thermococcus nautili includes:
- the tsaA gene encoding tRNA (N6-threonylcarbamoyladenosine(37)-N6)-methyltransferase TrmO, giving the protein MNFEPFKITPVGFVRKEPETHIEILPEFWEATEGLREGDWVKLVLWFHGSDTPARRRILKVHPYGNPKNPLTGVFATRSPYRPNPIALYTVRIHRIEEGRLYIDEIDALDGTPVVDIKIFVERYDCPKEVPIEEREAEIRAGRMIGEVNIIPRKAEHLDELEEVSPEEYDALILEIGPKTTTLTAKELVELIDALNEVYESLPVEIRDKLRTRGARSP; this is encoded by the coding sequence ATGAACTTCGAACCCTTCAAAATAACCCCCGTCGGCTTCGTGAGGAAGGAACCGGAAACGCACATCGAAATCCTGCCCGAGTTCTGGGAGGCAACGGAGGGCCTCAGGGAAGGTGACTGGGTCAAGCTCGTCCTCTGGTTCCACGGGAGCGACACGCCCGCAAGGAGAAGAATCCTCAAGGTGCACCCCTACGGGAACCCAAAGAACCCGCTCACCGGCGTTTTTGCCACGCGCTCGCCCTACAGGCCGAATCCAATAGCTCTTTACACCGTCAGAATTCACCGCATCGAGGAGGGCAGGCTCTACATAGACGAGATTGACGCCCTCGACGGAACGCCGGTGGTGGACATCAAGATTTTCGTCGAGCGCTACGACTGCCCCAAGGAAGTGCCGATAGAGGAGCGGGAGGCCGAGATAAGGGCAGGTAGAATGATTGGAGAGGTGAACATAATCCCGAGGAAAGCCGAGCATCTGGACGAGCTTGAGGAGGTTTCGCCGGAGGAATACGACGCGCTGATACTCGAAATCGGCCCGAAGACGACGACGTTGACGGCTAAAGAACTTGTCGAGCTCATCGATGCCCTCAATGAGGTCTACGAGAGCCTGCCGGTGGAGATAAGGGACAAGCTCAGAACACGTGGAGCGCGCTCGCCTTGA
- the wtpA gene encoding tungstate ABC transporter substrate-binding protein WtpA, producing MRRTGLALIALLVLSLVASGCIGGSNDSGSSGSSLKEETLIIFHAGSLSVPFKQLEDEFAKYAEENLGVKVTFQDEASGSVAAVRKVTDLGKKADIVAVADYTLIPQLMVPNYTDFYVLFATNEIVIAFTEKSKYADEINSDNWYEILARPGVTFGFSDPNQDPCGYRSVMVMKLADYYYGKPIFETLVEKNTNIYYNSSLIVAPKEIQVKNDKVVIRPKETDLTGLVESGSLDYFFIYKSVAEQHHLKYIELPKEINLKDFKMADYYGKVSIYIGSTGKVIKAKPIVYGVTVPKDAPHRELAMEFLKYLLSEKGRDVFKANYQDFIWPPIAFGNVPEEIKDEVKVEG from the coding sequence ATGCGGAGGACGGGTCTGGCTTTAATCGCCCTGCTGGTTCTATCCCTGGTTGCCTCCGGGTGCATCGGTGGTTCTAATGACTCCGGAAGCTCTGGGAGCTCCCTCAAGGAAGAGACGCTGATAATCTTCCACGCGGGCTCGCTGAGCGTCCCGTTCAAGCAGCTGGAAGACGAGTTTGCGAAGTACGCCGAAGAGAACCTTGGAGTTAAGGTAACCTTCCAGGACGAGGCCAGCGGTAGTGTCGCGGCGGTGAGGAAGGTCACCGACCTCGGGAAGAAGGCGGACATAGTTGCCGTCGCAGACTACACCCTCATCCCCCAGCTCATGGTGCCAAACTACACGGACTTCTACGTCCTCTTCGCGACCAACGAGATAGTCATAGCCTTCACCGAGAAGAGCAAGTACGCCGACGAGATTAACTCCGACAACTGGTACGAAATCCTCGCGAGGCCCGGCGTCACCTTCGGCTTCTCCGACCCCAACCAGGACCCCTGCGGCTACCGCTCGGTAATGGTCATGAAGCTCGCGGATTACTACTACGGCAAGCCCATATTTGAGACCCTCGTCGAGAAGAACACCAACATCTACTACAACAGCTCCCTAATCGTTGCTCCGAAGGAAATCCAGGTGAAGAACGACAAGGTCGTCATAAGGCCGAAGGAAACCGATTTGACGGGCCTCGTCGAGAGCGGAAGCCTCGACTACTTCTTCATCTACAAGAGCGTCGCCGAGCAGCACCACCTGAAGTACATCGAGCTCCCCAAGGAGATAAACCTCAAGGACTTCAAGATGGCCGACTACTATGGAAAGGTGAGCATATACATCGGTTCTACTGGAAAGGTCATCAAGGCCAAGCCCATCGTCTACGGCGTCACAGTTCCAAAGGACGCGCCCCACAGGGAGCTTGCGATGGAGTTCCTCAAGTACCTCCTGAGCGAGAAGGGGAGGGACGTCTTCAAGGCCAACTACCAGGACTTCATCTGGCCGCCGATAGCGTTCGGCAACGTCCCCGAGGAGATAAAGGACGAGGTGAAGGTTGAGGGGTGA
- a CDS encoding cyclase family protein, producing the protein MIVDLSLPLGEDTPVYPGDPEVKVKPWAFIERDGYYMNALRMGEHSGTHVDAPAHFIPGGKTIDEMPLEKFIGEAFVVDVRDGEGTVTLDELPDSGYHGRIVLFLTGGRELSPEVALFVVAEGAKAVGTDAMSIGDETVHTILLTAEVPVFENLVNLEALVGRTFTFIGLPLRIEGGSGSPVRAVAIVED; encoded by the coding sequence ATGATAGTCGACCTCTCGCTCCCCCTCGGAGAGGACACGCCGGTTTACCCAGGCGACCCTGAGGTAAAGGTCAAACCCTGGGCCTTCATCGAGCGCGACGGCTACTACATGAACGCCCTTCGCATGGGCGAGCACTCCGGGACGCACGTTGACGCTCCTGCTCACTTCATTCCCGGCGGAAAGACGATAGACGAGATGCCCCTTGAGAAGTTTATAGGTGAGGCCTTCGTCGTTGACGTCCGCGACGGAGAGGGAACCGTTACGCTTGACGAACTGCCTGATTCGGGTTATCACGGCAGGATTGTCCTCTTCCTCACTGGTGGGAGGGAGCTCTCACCCGAGGTCGCGCTCTTTGTGGTGGCAGAGGGTGCCAAAGCCGTTGGCACTGATGCGATGAGCATCGGCGACGAGACTGTTCACACTATTCTTCTGACCGCGGAGGTGCCGGTGTTCGAGAACCTCGTCAACCTTGAGGCTCTGGTTGGGCGAACCTTCACGTTCATAGGTCTTCCCCTGAGAATCGAGGGTGGCTCTGGAAGCCCTGTTAGGGCGGTAGCGATAGTCGAAGATTAA
- a CDS encoding adenosylhomocysteinase, producing MDCTKDYCVKDISLAPSGEKKIDWVSRFMPVLQTIRREFEREKPFKGVRIATTLHLEMKTAFLLLTLKAGGAEVSAAASNPLSTQDDVVAALAKAGVKVYAIRGESREEYYENMHKALDIRPNIIIDDGADMISTVHRERQELIDEIWGASEETTTGVIRLRAMEKDGVLRFPIIAVNDSYTKYLFDNRYGTGQSTWDGIIRTTNLLVAGKNVVVVGYGWCGRGIAMRARGLGATVIVVEVDPIRALEARMDGFLVMDMKEASKIGDIFVTSTGNIKCIRKEHFELMKDGVIMANAGHFDVEIWKPDLEELAVEISEPRPNIREYKLKDGRRLYLLADGRLVNLAAADGHPAEIMDMSFALQAKAAQYIKENHERLEPKVYVLPREIDEMVARIKLNAMGIKIEELTEEQKEYLESWEHGT from the coding sequence ATGGACTGCACGAAGGATTACTGCGTCAAGGACATCTCCCTTGCCCCGAGCGGGGAGAAGAAGATTGACTGGGTTTCGCGCTTCATGCCCGTTCTCCAGACGATAAGGAGGGAGTTCGAGAGGGAGAAGCCCTTTAAGGGCGTCAGAATCGCCACGACGCTACACCTTGAGATGAAGACGGCCTTCCTGCTCCTGACCCTTAAGGCCGGGGGAGCGGAGGTTTCTGCCGCCGCCAGCAACCCGCTGAGCACTCAAGATGATGTCGTCGCCGCATTGGCTAAAGCCGGCGTCAAGGTCTACGCGATTAGGGGCGAGAGCAGGGAGGAGTACTACGAGAACATGCACAAGGCTCTGGATATAAGGCCCAACATCATCATAGACGACGGCGCGGACATGATAAGCACCGTTCACCGCGAGAGGCAGGAGTTAATAGACGAAATCTGGGGCGCGAGCGAGGAAACAACGACAGGGGTAATAAGGCTCCGCGCGATGGAGAAGGACGGGGTTCTGAGGTTCCCAATCATAGCGGTCAACGACAGCTATACCAAATACCTCTTCGACAACCGCTACGGAACCGGCCAGTCCACATGGGACGGCATAATAAGGACAACCAACTTGCTCGTCGCCGGAAAGAACGTCGTCGTTGTCGGCTACGGCTGGTGCGGAAGGGGAATAGCGATGAGGGCGAGGGGCCTCGGCGCTACCGTAATCGTTGTTGAGGTTGACCCGATTAGGGCCTTGGAGGCGAGGATGGACGGCTTCCTCGTCATGGACATGAAGGAGGCATCCAAGATAGGAGACATCTTCGTTACCTCGACGGGCAACATCAAGTGCATTCGCAAAGAGCACTTCGAGCTCATGAAGGACGGCGTCATAATGGCCAACGCCGGCCACTTCGACGTTGAGATATGGAAGCCCGACCTTGAGGAGCTCGCCGTTGAAATAAGCGAGCCGAGGCCCAACATCAGGGAGTACAAGCTTAAGGACGGAAGGAGGCTCTACCTCTTAGCCGACGGAAGGCTGGTCAATTTAGCGGCAGCAGACGGCCATCCGGCGGAGATTATGGACATGAGCTTTGCACTGCAGGCGAAGGCGGCGCAGTACATCAAGGAGAACCACGAGAGGCTTGAGCCCAAAGTTTACGTCCTGCCGAGGGAGATTGACGAGATGGTAGCGAGGATTAAGCTGAACGCGATGGGAATAAAGATTGAGGAGCTCACCGAGGAGCAGAAGGAATACCTTGAGAGCTGGGAGCACGGGACGTAG
- a CDS encoding AAA family ATPase, with protein sequence MEPGEFRSIVDEIVSEISTVYIGNTEPIRKTLTALLVNGNVLFEDYPGLGKTLLAKAFGKTLGLSYTRIQFTPDLLPADITGTKVWRHDKGVFELVKGPIFTNVLLADEINRAPPKTQSALLEAMEERQVTIEGETHRLDRPFFVIATQNPIEFEGTYPLPEAQLDRFLLRLSVGYPRSLEDEIAIMEARLRWGKDDPTEDLEPVIDRETLLEMQNLVEKNVFVGREILTYIAMLVRTARSDGRVEAGPSPRGALALMKIAKANALMEGRDYVIPDDVKAFAVDALAHRIVVKPEHAFEGVTGRDVVLSALQKTPVPKGDDDEA encoded by the coding sequence GTGGAGCCCGGTGAATTCAGGAGCATTGTGGATGAAATCGTGTCGGAGATTTCCACCGTTTACATCGGAAATACGGAGCCCATTCGAAAGACTCTCACGGCTCTCCTCGTGAACGGAAACGTTCTCTTTGAGGATTACCCCGGTCTTGGAAAGACACTGCTCGCGAAGGCGTTTGGCAAAACGCTGGGGCTCAGTTACACGAGGATTCAGTTCACTCCCGACCTGCTTCCTGCGGACATAACCGGAACAAAGGTGTGGCGCCACGATAAGGGCGTTTTTGAGCTCGTTAAGGGGCCAATCTTCACCAACGTTCTGCTCGCGGATGAAATAAACCGTGCCCCTCCAAAAACCCAGTCTGCACTGCTTGAGGCCATGGAGGAGAGGCAGGTAACGATAGAGGGCGAAACCCACAGACTCGACAGGCCGTTCTTCGTCATAGCCACCCAGAACCCCATAGAGTTCGAGGGAACGTATCCCCTCCCGGAGGCCCAGCTCGACCGCTTTCTCCTCCGTTTGAGCGTTGGCTATCCCCGGAGCCTTGAGGATGAGATAGCCATTATGGAAGCCCGTCTGCGCTGGGGTAAGGACGACCCGACTGAGGACTTGGAACCCGTGATTGACAGGGAAACCCTCCTGGAGATGCAGAACCTCGTTGAGAAGAACGTCTTCGTCGGGAGGGAAATCCTGACCTACATCGCGATGCTCGTGAGAACGGCACGTTCGGACGGCAGGGTTGAGGCAGGGCCGAGCCCGAGGGGTGCCCTCGCCTTAATGAAGATTGCCAAGGCCAACGCCCTGATGGAGGGCCGGGATTACGTGATTCCCGACGACGTGAAGGCCTTCGCCGTTGATGCTCTGGCCCACAGGATAGTTGTGAAACCCGAACATGCCTTTGAAGGTGTTACCGGCAGGGACGTGGTTCTGAGCGCCCTCCAGAAAACTCCTGTGCCGAAGGGAGACGACGATGAGGCGTGA
- the wtpC gene encoding tungstate ABC transporter ATP-binding protein WtpC, translated as MLRAEGISKDWKEFHLRDITLEVKEGEHFIILGPSGAGKTVLLEIIAGIIEPDSGRVYLGGRDVTDLPPEKRGLAYVPQNYALFPNMSVYDNIAFGLKVRKVPKPEIERKVREISEVLKIEHLLHRKPRTLSGGEQQRVALARALVVEPPLILLDEPFANLDVQTRAKLLTEMKRWKRELGFTALHVTHSFEEAISLGDRVGVMLDGRLVQVGKVRDVFSRPVSEEVARFLGFENIIEGIAEGRKLRVNGVEIELPVEAKGRVRVGLRPEDIIISTEPIRSSARNEFKAIVESIEELGPLVRVHLSLGDIILTAFITRSSMLELGIEKGKEVYASFKASALHVF; from the coding sequence ATGCTCAGGGCTGAGGGAATCTCCAAGGACTGGAAGGAGTTCCACCTCAGGGATATAACCCTCGAGGTTAAAGAGGGCGAGCACTTCATAATCCTCGGGCCCAGCGGTGCGGGAAAGACGGTTCTCCTTGAGATAATCGCGGGGATAATAGAGCCGGACTCGGGGAGGGTTTACCTCGGCGGGAGAGACGTTACGGACCTCCCGCCCGAGAAGCGCGGTTTAGCCTACGTCCCCCAGAACTACGCTCTCTTTCCCAACATGAGCGTCTACGACAACATAGCCTTCGGCCTTAAGGTCAGGAAGGTGCCAAAGCCCGAAATAGAGCGCAAAGTGCGAGAAATCTCCGAGGTTCTAAAGATAGAACACCTCCTCCACAGAAAGCCGAGGACGCTGAGCGGTGGGGAGCAACAGAGGGTAGCTTTAGCGAGGGCGCTCGTCGTCGAGCCACCTTTAATCCTCCTCGACGAGCCCTTCGCGAACCTCGACGTCCAGACGAGGGCGAAGCTGTTAACCGAGATGAAGCGCTGGAAGCGAGAGCTGGGCTTCACAGCTCTGCACGTGACTCACTCCTTTGAGGAAGCCATAAGCCTCGGCGACCGCGTTGGGGTGATGCTCGACGGCAGGCTCGTTCAGGTTGGTAAGGTCAGGGACGTCTTCTCAAGGCCGGTGAGCGAGGAAGTTGCTCGCTTCCTCGGCTTCGAGAACATAATTGAGGGAATCGCCGAAGGGAGAAAGCTCAGGGTCAACGGCGTTGAGATTGAGCTTCCGGTCGAAGCTAAAGGAAGGGTCCGGGTCGGCTTAAGACCGGAGGACATAATAATCTCGACCGAGCCAATAAGGAGCTCCGCCAGAAACGAGTTTAAAGCGATTGTTGAGTCAATCGAGGAGCTCGGCCCGCTCGTGAGGGTTCACCTTTCCCTCGGCGATATAATCCTTACGGCCTTCATAACCCGCTCATCGATGCTCGAACTCGGGATAGAGAAGGGAAAGGAGGTCTACGCCAGCTTCAAGGCGAGCGCGCTCCACGTGTTCTGA
- a CDS encoding DUF4129 domain-containing protein, with the protein MRRERYALLLLLLILLATLTLGYEGSSAGGGGKTRNALSGLFMEASKSLTKAGSRSTQMGSFNPNSFGGGNYRPGVPTSDFGFKPTDKKTRCPVAILPKDPMLVCVERPARSVPLLSWNLPRDFDMIVWYRGTYYLPYVESPSGPVPLKGVNRQPRYRLDTETPIVMTTYGVSKEFTVYTNFTGPLNYTSGLPLRIISRTENGSVITYTFEVPPVGRNYTPGYYPVFIFTSNKTGRTALLMWVALLEKPVVEITKYPAVLSGNGDLRMPLTGTVMYPNGSPVRDGLVTVTLNRTKNTTGTIVGVVRVSNGTFNLTAVVPEGEMPGSYHIVAHYRGYLAYPSNSDPLVTIKRVPEVELKRLNGTLAIFFNWNGNPLPNRTITVTVGNLSLNLTTDETGYAYLRIGNATGTVRIVYRGDDLYLPLNETLEIPPVENGKETTSSESGAKHSLNISRIMKLASGLLLVAGIAYVVLKRKNLPELSLPSRQVYIEPLRVLSPARRVFLPNEPVRVVLNRPAEAFLDGEPLGRGDAFELRPGVGTHVFSAEDVSFEFHVLPPREAVIRAYNLHFLPYVESLGVPTERRTPFEIVRALRRKGLADPALETIASLFVLADYAERPLESRDFMEFVEALERLGVFGDGEE; encoded by the coding sequence ATGAGGCGTGAAAGATACGCACTGCTGTTGCTCCTCCTCATCCTCCTCGCGACCCTGACCCTTGGGTACGAGGGCTCCTCCGCCGGTGGAGGGGGTAAAACAAGAAACGCCCTCAGCGGGCTCTTCATGGAAGCCTCCAAGAGCCTTACAAAGGCCGGTTCAAGGTCGACCCAGATGGGTTCGTTTAACCCGAACTCCTTTGGAGGGGGCAACTACCGCCCGGGCGTTCCGACGTCCGACTTCGGCTTCAAACCCACCGACAAGAAAACTCGCTGTCCCGTTGCAATCCTCCCGAAGGACCCAATGCTGGTATGCGTTGAAAGACCCGCGAGGAGTGTCCCCCTACTCTCCTGGAACCTTCCCCGGGATTTTGATATGATAGTCTGGTACAGGGGAACCTACTACCTCCCCTACGTCGAAAGCCCGTCCGGCCCGGTTCCCCTCAAGGGGGTCAACCGCCAGCCCAGATACCGCCTCGACACTGAAACCCCAATCGTTATGACGACCTACGGGGTCTCGAAGGAGTTCACGGTCTATACCAACTTCACGGGCCCGCTCAACTACACCTCCGGCCTGCCTCTGAGGATTATTTCCCGGACTGAAAACGGCTCGGTAATAACCTACACTTTTGAGGTCCCTCCAGTTGGTAGAAACTACACCCCCGGCTACTACCCGGTCTTCATTTTCACATCAAACAAAACCGGCAGGACAGCTCTCCTTATGTGGGTGGCGCTCCTTGAAAAGCCCGTTGTTGAGATAACGAAATATCCGGCTGTCCTCTCGGGCAACGGCGACCTTAGAATGCCCCTCACAGGAACAGTGATGTACCCGAATGGAAGCCCCGTGCGGGACGGCCTTGTAACCGTAACCCTCAACAGGACGAAGAACACAACGGGCACTATAGTCGGCGTTGTTCGGGTCAGCAACGGCACGTTTAACCTGACGGCGGTCGTCCCCGAGGGTGAGATGCCGGGAAGCTACCACATCGTTGCCCACTACAGGGGCTACCTTGCTTACCCTTCCAACAGCGACCCCCTTGTTACAATAAAGCGGGTTCCCGAGGTTGAACTTAAGCGCCTGAACGGGACCCTTGCAATTTTCTTCAACTGGAACGGCAATCCCCTGCCCAACAGGACGATAACGGTTACCGTAGGAAACCTGAGCCTGAACCTGACGACGGATGAGACGGGTTACGCCTATCTGAGAATCGGTAACGCCACGGGGACGGTTAGGATAGTGTATCGGGGTGATGACCTGTACCTGCCCCTCAACGAAACCCTTGAAATTCCTCCAGTGGAGAACGGAAAGGAAACGACATCCTCTGAGTCCGGGGCAAAACATTCCCTTAACATCTCCCGCATCATGAAGCTTGCATCGGGCCTGCTCCTGGTTGCTGGCATTGCCTACGTTGTGCTGAAGCGTAAAAACCTCCCAGAGCTATCCCTGCCGTCCCGTCAGGTTTACATTGAGCCGTTGAGGGTTCTCAGCCCGGCCAGGAGGGTTTTTCTGCCCAACGAGCCGGTAAGGGTCGTGTTGAACAGGCCCGCGGAGGCTTTCCTCGATGGCGAGCCCCTTGGCAGGGGAGATGCATTTGAGCTTCGGCCGGGCGTCGGGACTCACGTTTTCTCGGCGGAGGACGTTAGCTTTGAGTTCCACGTTCTTCCCCCGCGCGAGGCAGTGATTAGGGCCTACAACCTGCATTTTCTCCCCTACGTGGAGTCCCTGGGAGTGCCCACCGAGAGGAGGACGCCCTTTGAGATAGTCCGCGCCCTCAGGAGAAAGGGGCTCGCTGACCCTGCTCTTGAGACAATCGCGTCCCTCTTCGTTTTAGCTGACTACGCGGAGCGTCCCCTCGAGAGTCGCGACTTCATGGAGTTCGTGGAAGCCCTTGAGAGACTGGGGGTGTTCGGTGATGGAGAAGAGTAA
- a CDS encoding DUF58 domain-containing protein has protein sequence MRRMDVLLFATLAPFSLALFTGVLGLAYASLIPASILAYSLLSDLPSGFHVERTVEARNLAVGRRARVHVRLTVERGAGLVFIGDVVSPGLKVHGRNRRVFVKLPGEVLQVEYSYEVSPGKRGVHSISPVEVIGRDFLGLFGANYGIFGDEVTIESRPAIGSLRASSLRSIRAKRRGLPVVLSRKGISSRDFKEIREYQPGDPLNAINWKATARFGVPLVNEYEPEGMATVMVYADTTTEMGTGDVFSGALESALSLSLSLVHTLLKANLRVGLYLAGSGRFVTPRTGTQAFSSFLRAVLSAGPSPNPEPMPLAVERSKRAGKVDLAVIITNVTPYNVSELRDAVGKLRKTFNCRVLLVDINPYGAIDKDVMYLSRLHKRKLAGTLGVPVVEWVPSQESPSTALKKVLGGVSLAL, from the coding sequence ATGAGGCGGATGGACGTCCTGCTGTTCGCGACCCTTGCGCCGTTCTCACTCGCGCTCTTCACTGGGGTTCTTGGTCTGGCATACGCGAGCCTAATCCCGGCGTCAATCCTTGCGTATTCCCTCCTCTCCGACCTGCCATCGGGTTTTCACGTTGAAAGAACTGTGGAAGCGCGAAACCTTGCCGTGGGCCGGCGCGCCAGGGTTCACGTTAGGCTCACCGTTGAGCGGGGCGCGGGTTTGGTGTTCATCGGGGACGTTGTCTCTCCCGGGCTTAAGGTTCACGGCCGAAACCGCAGGGTTTTCGTAAAGCTCCCCGGTGAGGTTCTTCAGGTCGAGTATTCCTACGAGGTCTCCCCCGGAAAGAGGGGTGTTCACTCAATCTCCCCCGTGGAGGTCATAGGCAGGGACTTCCTTGGACTCTTCGGGGCGAACTACGGGATATTCGGAGACGAGGTTACGATAGAGTCCAGACCGGCCATTGGTAGTCTCAGGGCGAGTTCCCTGCGGAGTATCCGGGCTAAAAGGCGTGGTCTGCCGGTGGTTCTCTCCCGCAAGGGAATATCTTCCCGGGACTTTAAGGAGATTAGGGAGTATCAGCCCGGGGACCCCCTCAATGCAATCAACTGGAAGGCCACCGCCCGCTTTGGAGTTCCCCTTGTCAACGAGTACGAGCCCGAGGGTATGGCAACCGTCATGGTGTACGCGGACACGACGACCGAGATGGGAACTGGGGACGTCTTCAGCGGGGCCCTCGAAAGCGCCCTAAGTCTGTCGCTTTCCCTTGTTCACACCCTCCTCAAGGCAAACCTGAGGGTCGGCCTGTATCTGGCGGGCTCTGGAAGGTTCGTAACACCCAGAACTGGAACTCAGGCGTTTTCAAGCTTTCTGAGGGCTGTTCTCTCCGCCGGCCCGTCCCCTAACCCCGAACCGATGCCCCTCGCGGTGGAGCGTTCAAAGAGGGCTGGAAAAGTTGACCTCGCGGTAATCATAACCAACGTTACCCCCTACAACGTTTCTGAGCTGAGGGACGCCGTTGGAAAGCTCAGGAAAACCTTTAACTGCAGGGTTCTTCTCGTGGACATCAACCCGTATGGGGCGATTGATAAGGACGTCATGTACCTTTCCCGTCTCCACAAGCGAAAGCTGGCCGGAACGCTTGGCGTGCCCGTGGTGGAGTGGGTTCCCTCCCAGGAAAGTCCGAGCACAGCCCTGAAAAAAGTCCTTGGGGGTGTCTCCCTTGCGCTTTAG
- the wtpB gene encoding tungstate ABC transporter permease WtpB, whose translation MRRDYTLYFFASLGSFLIVYIALPLVVIFAKQLSDLGMLVKTLHDPYVTEALRNSLLTATATALIALLFGVPLGYVLARRDFPGKSLVQALVDVPIVIPHSVVGIMLLVTFSNAILDSYTGIIAAMLFVSAPFTINAARDGFLAVDEKVEAVARTLGASRLRVFFSVSLPIAFPSVASGAIMTWARAISEVGAILIVAYYPKTAQVLVMEYFNNYGLRASRPISVILIAISLTIFVLLRWIVGRSANAQG comes from the coding sequence ATGAGGCGCGACTACACCCTCTACTTTTTCGCGTCGCTGGGAAGCTTTCTAATCGTCTACATTGCCCTTCCGTTAGTGGTTATCTTCGCCAAGCAGCTCTCGGACTTGGGGATGCTGGTCAAGACGCTCCACGACCCCTACGTAACCGAGGCCCTCAGAAATTCCCTCCTGACGGCGACCGCCACGGCGCTGATAGCGCTTCTCTTCGGCGTCCCCCTCGGCTACGTTCTGGCCAGAAGGGATTTCCCGGGAAAGAGCCTCGTTCAGGCCCTCGTTGACGTCCCAATCGTAATCCCCCACTCCGTCGTCGGCATAATGCTCCTCGTCACCTTTTCGAACGCCATACTCGACAGCTACACCGGCATAATCGCGGCGATGCTCTTCGTTTCGGCGCCGTTCACGATAAACGCCGCGCGCGACGGCTTTTTGGCTGTGGACGAGAAGGTTGAAGCCGTCGCGAGAACCCTCGGCGCTTCCCGCTTAAGGGTCTTCTTCTCGGTCTCCCTGCCGATAGCCTTTCCCAGCGTTGCGAGCGGGGCCATAATGACGTGGGCTCGAGCCATAAGCGAGGTTGGAGCCATACTCATCGTCGCTTACTATCCAAAGACCGCCCAGGTTCTCGTCATGGAGTACTTCAACAACTACGGTTTAAGGGCTTCGAGGCCGATTTCGGTTATACTCATCGCGATAAGCCTCACGATATTCGTCCTGCTCCGCTGGATTGTCGGGAGGAGTGCCAATGCTCAGGGCTGA